A region from the Lentisphaera profundi genome encodes:
- a CDS encoding type II secretion system protein: protein MKRINKERKRSLSRSRASKFTLIELLVVIAIIGILASLLLPVLAKSRKTSRIAVCLSNQKQIGFAVAMYAGDNDSRVPKSGDTNAGQNITWDDRLGVGYDGRDLSHNEITGVLPPKSALYICPVDDVVRRNTNRKIRSYAMNQSNGSGTNSDSRYLGMVSNSYGKKITEVNKTATTVLMFDYPDTLHNLGAMNRGIRSSEHMAAAEGNGSVFWTHYYGKANFLMVDGSAKGMSLMQTFLGIRSPFESSDESDTMWDSFR from the coding sequence ATGAAACGAATCAATAAAGAGCGAAAAAGAAGCCTGAGCCGAAGTAGAGCGAGCAAATTTACGCTCATCGAATTATTAGTGGTGATTGCGATTATTGGGATTTTAGCGAGTCTTTTATTACCCGTTTTAGCGAAGTCTCGTAAAACGAGTCGGATCGCGGTTTGTTTAAGTAATCAGAAGCAAATTGGTTTTGCGGTTGCCATGTATGCTGGTGATAATGATTCACGTGTCCCGAAGTCCGGGGACACAAACGCTGGACAAAATATTACTTGGGATGACCGTTTGGGAGTTGGCTATGATGGTAGGGACTTGAGTCATAACGAGATAACGGGCGTTTTGCCTCCGAAGTCAGCTCTTTATATATGCCCTGTAGATGATGTCGTGCGTCGTAATACCAATCGGAAAATACGTTCTTACGCAATGAATCAGTCCAATGGTTCAGGAACAAATAGTGATAGTCGTTATTTGGGTATGGTGAGCAATTCCTATGGTAAAAAAATTACGGAAGTAAATAAAACAGCGACTACAGTTCTTATGTTTGATTACCCCGATACATTACATAATCTAGGCGCCATGAACCGCGGTATTAGAAGCTCTGAACACATGGCTGCGGCCGAGGGCAATGGCAGTGTGTTTTGGACCCATTACTATGGTAAAGCCAACTTTTTAATGGTCGATGGATCGGCAAAAGGCATGAGTTTAATGCAAACTTTTTTGGGTATTCGTAGTCCATTTGAGTCTAGTGATGAGTCCGACACCATGTGGGATAGCTTTCGCTAA
- a CDS encoding right-handed parallel beta-helix repeat-containing protein gives MKLIKSLVASTLLACAAHAADFYISPQGGDNNKGTLESPFQSLEKARDAVRELNKKGQEESHNIFLRGGTYQRSETFVLGLEDSAAPGFTHTYQAYKNESPILSAGKPVNDWKKLNDYPAGTLEVAKGHLWVADIPVGIEDFKVLFDGNFRLERARSRGFQGPQQNFKKFATRNVALKEDRPLLRRLEFPGTEIKNWDNLGDVEAFFCGVPWTQNISSIEKVEGQVAWLKYEGNTPPSTTPKPYNPTRIENIIDVLDTPGEWCVNTKTRKIYYWPKSGAPSQEIVAPALKEIIKIEGKINYEEATDEPVKNIHLKGLTFTHGDRYSWWDDHKGWGIQHDWDKFDNANAMLRFRGAEDCSVSESRFTNSGNSAIRLDLHAQNITVKNNLIDYVGHMGILLCGYGPGTKDVNKNNIIENNLIDHCGEVIWHGHAIFVWQSGSNKIRHNHIRNVPRKAIGLCGIRGAIFDEGPEVDWDEASKTMRWKEIKEKEFKGNKIQDMTLPYLHSRNNLVENNYVYRARTKIGDGAALNVSGAGTGNIIRRNMLYMCLGNGLRCDDWQRGTTYSENLVLSGGMVHKGNNDVINNMFINTNIRFSLYPGQQLNAGSEVKNNLFYHTRENIAPYTGRSSNTIKTPESCDLQNNSYFATQGLDKIEAHVKLWKVKNQEKGSVIADPIFAKPLDFNREIKATDLKLSDDSPAYKAGFKAIDLEAIGLQDGFPAHWLEEVFPSKRGVLVSKGSEISYSSIRSKDIDLERIVNSDEEPSVPTIFESKPEASPWFQIKLKKAEMINGLHLIANAKDRQNAMRGLTVWTSLDGKKWQEIWQADPYHIAMAREWHINPKLIQKAQFVKIGLKEQASLQMSAKDDRIKSMRAPALSLKQVKVFAL, from the coding sequence ATGAAATTAATTAAGTCATTAGTCGCTTCGACTCTTTTGGCCTGTGCTGCACATGCAGCAGATTTTTATATATCTCCCCAAGGTGGAGATAATAATAAGGGGACTTTAGAAAGTCCTTTTCAATCGCTTGAAAAAGCACGAGATGCAGTTCGTGAACTCAATAAAAAGGGGCAAGAAGAGAGTCATAATATCTTTTTGCGTGGGGGAACTTACCAACGTTCTGAGACATTTGTTTTAGGGCTGGAAGATAGTGCAGCACCAGGTTTCACTCATACTTATCAAGCGTATAAGAATGAGAGTCCTATCTTGAGCGCGGGTAAGCCAGTTAATGACTGGAAGAAGCTGAACGATTACCCCGCAGGAACTTTAGAAGTCGCTAAGGGTCATCTCTGGGTGGCAGATATACCTGTAGGTATTGAAGACTTCAAGGTTTTATTCGATGGTAATTTTCGACTTGAACGAGCTCGTAGTCGTGGTTTTCAGGGTCCTCAGCAAAATTTCAAAAAATTTGCGACACGCAACGTGGCCTTGAAAGAAGATAGACCCTTACTGCGCCGTCTTGAGTTTCCTGGAACAGAGATAAAAAACTGGGATAACTTAGGCGATGTAGAAGCTTTTTTCTGTGGTGTTCCTTGGACGCAGAATATCTCGTCAATCGAAAAAGTTGAAGGCCAAGTCGCTTGGTTGAAATATGAGGGCAATACGCCTCCGTCAACGACTCCCAAGCCTTATAATCCAACGCGCATTGAGAATATCATCGATGTATTAGATACTCCGGGTGAATGGTGTGTGAATACCAAGACTCGCAAGATCTATTACTGGCCTAAATCGGGTGCGCCGAGTCAAGAAATTGTAGCGCCTGCTTTGAAGGAAATCATTAAAATTGAGGGCAAGATCAATTATGAAGAAGCCACCGATGAACCAGTAAAAAATATTCACCTCAAGGGTTTAACTTTCACTCATGGCGATCGTTACTCCTGGTGGGATGATCACAAGGGCTGGGGAATTCAGCATGATTGGGATAAGTTTGATAATGCCAATGCCATGTTGCGTTTTCGCGGAGCTGAAGATTGCTCGGTGAGTGAATCGCGGTTCACAAATTCTGGTAACTCCGCCATTCGTTTGGATCTACACGCACAAAATATCACAGTTAAGAATAACTTGATTGATTATGTTGGTCACATGGGAATTTTACTCTGTGGTTACGGCCCGGGCACCAAGGATGTCAATAAAAACAATATCATTGAAAATAATTTGATTGATCACTGCGGAGAAGTCATTTGGCATGGTCACGCAATCTTTGTTTGGCAGAGTGGCTCTAACAAAATTCGTCATAATCATATTCGCAATGTACCACGCAAAGCGATTGGCCTCTGTGGAATACGAGGCGCAATTTTTGACGAGGGTCCTGAAGTTGATTGGGATGAAGCAAGCAAGACCATGCGCTGGAAGGAAATCAAAGAAAAAGAATTCAAAGGCAATAAGATTCAGGACATGACGCTGCCTTACCTTCATTCACGCAATAACCTAGTGGAGAATAATTACGTCTATCGTGCGAGAACCAAGATCGGTGATGGCGCTGCACTCAATGTATCAGGCGCGGGTACGGGCAATATAATTCGCCGTAATATGCTCTACATGTGTCTCGGCAATGGTCTGCGTTGCGATGACTGGCAGCGCGGCACAACTTATAGTGAGAATTTGGTGCTCAGTGGTGGCATGGTGCACAAGGGCAATAACGATGTGATCAACAATATGTTTATCAACACCAATATACGCTTTAGTCTTTATCCTGGTCAGCAACTCAATGCGGGGTCGGAAGTTAAAAATAACCTGTTTTATCATACACGTGAGAATATTGCTCCTTATACGGGACGTTCATCGAACACGATTAAGACTCCTGAGAGCTGTGATTTACAAAATAATAGCTACTTTGCGACTCAAGGACTCGATAAAATCGAGGCCCACGTGAAGCTCTGGAAGGTAAAAAATCAGGAGAAGGGTTCAGTTATTGCGGATCCGATCTTTGCTAAGCCCTTGGATTTCAATCGTGAAATCAAAGCCACTGATTTAAAACTGAGTGATGATTCGCCGGCCTATAAAGCCGGTTTCAAAGCCATTGATCTAGAGGCAATTGGCCTGCAGGATGGCTTTCCAGCTCATTGGTTAGAAGAAGTTTTTCCATCTAAACGTGGAGTCTTAGTTTCCAAGGGTTCTGAGATTAGCTATAGTTCAATTCGTTCAAAAGATATCGACCTTGAAAGAATTGTAAACAGTGATGAAGAGCCCTCAGTTCCAACGATTTTTGAGAGTAAGCCCGAAGCGAGCCCTTGGTTTCAGATCAAACTCAAAAAAGCTGAGATGATTAATGGCTTACACCTCATAGCCAATGCCAAGGATCGTCAAAATGCAATGCGTGGACTCACAGTTTGGACGAGTCTTGATGGAAAAAAATGGCAGGAAATTTGGCAAGCTGATCCCTATCATATTGCGATGGCGCGTGAATGGCATATTAATCCCAAGCTAATCCAAAAAGCACAATTTGTTAAGATTGGGCTTAAGGAACAGGCGTCTTTGCAAATGAGTGCGAAAGATGATCGTATAAAATCCATGCGTGCACCGGCATTATCACTGAAGCAAGTCAAAGTTTTTGCATTATAA
- a CDS encoding sulfatase-like hydrolase/transferase → MTHFFKFSLIVSFLANSLFAEAAKPNILFILSDDQALETLSIMGELECKTPHLDKLAEEGVLFTRAYNMGAWSGAVCMASRAMFNSGAFVNRANQTVRKQPQWAQIMHGAGYKTYMTGKWHVPGKTAKNPPFDVVKDVRGGMPSQTEAGINRPLSPEDYEKGWKPWDKKHGGFWEGGKHWTEVTAGNAIEFLADVKTIDKPFFMYVAFNAPHDPRQAPKEYVDMYPLENISLPKSHQGLYPYRNQIGCGKQLRDAAIMPFPRTEYATKINRQEYFASTTHMDHNIGRVLKALKESGKADNTYIIFTSDHGLAVGEHGLVGKQNMYEHSMRAPFIIVGPDIPKGERNETAIYIQDAMATSLDLGKIAKPEYVEFKSLLALIEGDKSPHYPVIFGKYINYQRMILKDQWKLIVYPYAKKYRLFNLEKDPKEMKDLSDNAEYKAVLESLKLELKELQVQMGEEFDFENPPPIDYAALKKFKKKSH, encoded by the coding sequence ATGACTCACTTTTTTAAATTTTCACTTATCGTTAGCTTCTTGGCAAATAGTCTTTTTGCGGAAGCTGCAAAACCTAATATTCTTTTTATCCTGTCAGATGACCAGGCTCTGGAAACTCTTTCTATCATGGGAGAACTCGAATGTAAAACGCCTCATTTGGATAAGCTCGCCGAAGAAGGTGTGCTCTTTACAAGGGCCTATAATATGGGGGCTTGGAGTGGCGCGGTATGCATGGCGAGTCGCGCCATGTTTAACTCTGGCGCCTTTGTTAATAGAGCCAATCAAACGGTGCGTAAGCAGCCTCAGTGGGCTCAAATTATGCACGGGGCAGGTTACAAAACCTACATGACCGGTAAGTGGCATGTGCCTGGAAAGACAGCCAAAAATCCACCCTTTGATGTTGTGAAGGATGTTCGAGGGGGAATGCCTTCACAAACGGAAGCAGGAATTAATCGTCCCTTGAGTCCAGAAGATTATGAAAAGGGCTGGAAGCCCTGGGATAAAAAGCATGGTGGCTTTTGGGAAGGTGGGAAGCACTGGACGGAAGTGACTGCGGGTAACGCGATTGAGTTTTTAGCGGATGTCAAAACTATTGATAAACCCTTTTTTATGTATGTGGCTTTTAACGCACCCCACGACCCACGTCAGGCTCCTAAAGAATACGTGGATATGTATCCACTAGAAAATATAAGCCTTCCCAAGAGTCACCAAGGACTTTATCCCTACCGTAATCAAATAGGCTGTGGTAAACAATTGCGCGATGCCGCAATCATGCCTTTCCCCCGTACGGAATATGCGACCAAGATCAATCGCCAGGAATATTTTGCGTCAACGACCCATATGGATCACAATATTGGGCGCGTTCTCAAAGCACTGAAAGAAAGTGGTAAAGCAGATAATACTTATATTATTTTCACTTCGGATCATGGCTTGGCGGTGGGTGAACACGGACTCGTGGGCAAACAAAATATGTATGAACACAGTATGCGAGCTCCTTTTATTATTGTGGGACCAGATATTCCTAAGGGCGAGCGCAATGAGACTGCAATTTATATACAAGATGCCATGGCCACTAGCCTAGATCTAGGCAAGATCGCTAAACCTGAATATGTGGAGTTCAAAAGTTTATTAGCTTTAATTGAGGGTGATAAGTCCCCTCATTACCCAGTGATTTTCGGTAAATATATCAATTATCAGCGTATGATTCTCAAAGATCAGTGGAAACTAATTGTTTATCCTTATGCCAAGAAATACCGTCTTTTTAATTTGGAAAAAGATCCTAAGGAAATGAAAGACCTATCTGATAATGCGGAATATAAAGCTGTGTTGGAGAGTCTCAAACTTGAGCTCAAAGAACTCCAAGTTCAAATGGGTGAGGAATTTGATTTTGAAAATCCGCCGCCGATTGATTACGCAGCACTCAAAAAATTTAAAAAGAAAAGTCATTAA
- a CDS encoding right-handed parallel beta-helix repeat-containing protein: MNCKWYVLIGIGLVSSLSSCGEKLDKSQVLEQKNQQQSKVIELPSFSGKTYFVSVNGDDSQAGTLEQPLKSLSKLVAKLEPGDGVIIRGGRYRGLIDIKGLNGLESKPISFIAYPGEKVVFDGSVELQQSWQEDEKGIFRSQLDFDITQVFIEDEMCITARWPNASFEDDSVFDMESTWRHQGTESSFGEMVDARPKGLAESVNKQSLSQTGIDFTGAVAVLNINAWMSYAQKVASHEAGSDRFSYDTKSMVGNLNMLKNEKFFAHKKKLGHYYLEGLMALDAEKEWYFTPENKMLYLKPPEGKSPKDLMILGKVQDYNLQVKNSSHLDFKGIQFFASTLKFDECTNMTVDECHFLYPSFNKFVLGEFGKNKYTSIQNRLTSEMKPTNNRVLNSVFEYADGPALAMSGYRNLVENNLFHHIDFTCIGGGGGGTIEMGSGRHTTFRYNTVHTAGNSEGYRSGPSDVVEYNYLYDMSLLQHDGSAINCGVNAIKDVKVSHNWIHGLRSKAAIRFDSSSMFSAYVNWGEGGTVNHNVVWDSAGLKLKGDRHLVFNNLSFDAYAPGKTDIALPCVPLMGGYNRYSVVNNNIAGAINGHFAVGRGIPLFCKNENNIQSDPRLVLRDPDNLDFRPLSDDVLLKKSNSHSANIGPYGAQDKNYWIPGYKAEKSSMPVPPDQSKNVKNELDLMWRPARASESFDIYFSPDKSVIELADKQSQAFKVNQQENTFSLGEIDPLKTYYWRVDSYVDGEVRKGDIWSFGGVEERQKYNYNYPIKPVPLAKKITLPECIVKGDLSLDSKKKIEQLYKRFWWDENSNWYKTLKQEEAKLKLTDKKYALIQRRLEDFRKMEHGFMIEEASKVLDSKELGVLRACLANRVYSMK, encoded by the coding sequence ATGAATTGTAAATGGTATGTCCTTATTGGTATCGGCTTAGTGAGCAGCTTAAGCTCTTGCGGTGAAAAGCTCGATAAAAGCCAGGTTCTTGAACAGAAAAATCAGCAGCAAAGTAAAGTTATTGAGCTCCCCAGCTTCTCAGGAAAGACCTATTTTGTTTCCGTAAATGGCGATGATAGTCAAGCGGGAACTTTAGAGCAGCCCTTAAAATCTTTAAGCAAGTTAGTCGCTAAACTTGAGCCTGGGGATGGTGTTATCATCAGGGGTGGTCGCTACCGAGGACTTATCGATATCAAGGGTTTAAATGGTCTTGAATCTAAGCCCATTAGTTTTATTGCCTATCCCGGAGAAAAGGTTGTTTTTGATGGTTCAGTTGAGCTCCAGCAATCTTGGCAAGAAGATGAGAAAGGGATTTTTCGTAGCCAATTAGATTTCGATATTACGCAAGTCTTTATAGAGGACGAAATGTGTATTACCGCGCGTTGGCCGAATGCTTCATTTGAAGACGACTCAGTTTTTGATATGGAGTCTACTTGGCGTCACCAGGGCACAGAAAGTAGCTTTGGTGAGATGGTGGATGCCAGACCAAAAGGACTTGCCGAAAGTGTGAATAAGCAAAGCTTATCTCAAACAGGAATTGATTTCACCGGTGCCGTAGCCGTTCTCAATATCAATGCGTGGATGAGTTATGCACAAAAAGTGGCCAGTCATGAAGCCGGAAGTGATCGCTTTAGCTACGATACAAAAAGTATGGTGGGCAACTTAAATATGCTTAAGAATGAGAAGTTTTTTGCTCATAAGAAAAAGTTGGGACATTACTATTTAGAAGGTCTCATGGCCTTGGATGCCGAAAAAGAATGGTATTTCACTCCCGAGAATAAAATGCTCTACCTCAAGCCACCTGAGGGAAAGAGTCCCAAAGATCTGATGATTCTCGGCAAGGTCCAGGATTATAACCTTCAAGTAAAAAATTCTAGCCACTTGGATTTCAAGGGTATACAATTCTTTGCAAGCACACTGAAGTTCGATGAGTGTACAAATATGACTGTAGATGAATGTCACTTTCTCTACCCTTCTTTCAATAAGTTTGTTCTGGGTGAATTTGGCAAAAATAAATACACGAGTATTCAAAATCGCCTCACATCAGAAATGAAGCCGACGAATAACCGCGTGCTCAATAGCGTTTTTGAATATGCAGATGGCCCCGCTTTAGCAATGAGTGGATATAGAAATTTAGTAGAGAATAACCTTTTTCATCACATCGACTTCACCTGTATTGGCGGTGGTGGTGGTGGCACAATAGAAATGGGAAGTGGTCGTCATACAACTTTCCGCTACAATACGGTTCACACTGCCGGGAACTCTGAGGGTTATCGTTCTGGTCCAAGTGATGTAGTTGAGTATAACTATCTCTACGATATGAGTTTGCTTCAGCACGATGGGTCGGCAATTAACTGTGGTGTCAATGCCATAAAAGACGTCAAAGTCAGTCACAATTGGATTCATGGACTACGCAGTAAAGCAGCGATACGTTTTGATAGTTCAAGCATGTTTAGTGCCTATGTTAACTGGGGAGAAGGGGGCACAGTTAATCATAACGTGGTCTGGGATTCAGCGGGGCTGAAACTTAAGGGTGATCGTCATCTGGTATTTAATAATCTATCTTTTGATGCTTATGCTCCGGGAAAAACAGATATTGCGCTTCCCTGTGTACCTTTGATGGGTGGCTACAATCGTTATTCTGTCGTGAATAATAATATTGCTGGGGCCATCAACGGACACTTTGCCGTTGGCCGTGGGATACCACTTTTTTGTAAAAATGAAAATAATATACAAAGTGATCCACGTTTAGTTTTAAGAGATCCCGATAATTTAGATTTTCGACCGCTTAGTGATGATGTGTTGCTCAAGAAAAGCAATAGTCATAGCGCCAATATCGGTCCTTATGGAGCTCAGGATAAAAACTATTGGATTCCCGGTTACAAAGCTGAAAAAAGTTCAATGCCGGTACCACCTGATCAATCAAAAAATGTTAAAAATGAGCTAGATCTTATGTGGCGTCCAGCTAGGGCTAGTGAGTCGTTTGATATCTATTTTTCCCCGGATAAGTCTGTGATAGAATTGGCAGATAAGCAATCTCAAGCGTTTAAAGTGAATCAGCAAGAAAACACCTTTAGTCTTGGTGAAATTGATCCACTAAAAACATATTACTGGCGTGTGGATAGCTATGTAGATGGCGAAGTTCGCAAAGGGGATATATGGAGTTTTGGTGGTGTCGAAGAGCGTCAAAAATATAATTATAACTATCCTATAAAACCGGTGCCCTTAGCCAAGAAAATCACTTTGCCCGAATGCATAGTAAAAGGGGACTTAAGTCTTGATTCAAAAAAGAAAATTGAGCAGCTCTATAAGCGTTTTTGGTGGGATGAAAATTCCAATTGGTATAAAACATTAAAGCAGGAAGAGGCAAAGCTTAAGCTTACAGATAAAAAATATGCTCTTATTCAGCGACGTCTTGAAGACTTTCGAAAAATGGAGCATGGATTTATGATTGAAGAGGCATCTAAAGTCTTGGATTCCAAAGAGCTAGGAGTGCTTCGTGCTTGTCTTGCTAATAGGGTTTATAGCATGAAGTGA
- a CDS encoding RNA polymerase sigma factor yields the protein MTDWNTRQTLLIRAKNHDDESAWEEFVYYYRPYLYVIARRMNLSHHDSEEISQNVLIKLWDKMPDFDYSQQKGRFRGWLCTVTGNTVKNFLKSQQARLKRYEKVKRQEVEGYLNGVSLPEIEEIAETEWRTYMANLAWNNVKDDLHPNARDTFMMFREGKKVTEIAEKLGVAEGSAYVYKKRVEQILFKEIKRLEEDIT from the coding sequence ATGACTGATTGGAATACGCGTCAGACGCTATTGATACGAGCTAAGAATCACGATGATGAATCAGCTTGGGAAGAGTTTGTTTATTATTACCGTCCCTATCTCTATGTGATTGCGAGGCGGATGAATTTAAGTCATCATGACTCTGAAGAAATCAGTCAAAATGTCTTGATCAAACTTTGGGACAAGATGCCGGACTTTGATTACAGTCAACAAAAAGGCCGTTTTCGCGGCTGGCTCTGTACAGTCACTGGAAACACAGTGAAAAACTTCCTAAAATCTCAACAAGCTCGTCTCAAACGTTATGAGAAAGTGAAACGTCAGGAAGTTGAGGGTTACCTCAATGGTGTAAGCTTACCTGAGATCGAAGAAATTGCTGAGACGGAATGGCGAACGTATATGGCGAATTTGGCTTGGAATAATGTAAAAGATGATTTACACCCCAATGCACGTGATACTTTTATGATGTTTCGCGAAGGCAAAAAAGTTACCGAGATCGCCGAAAAATTGGGTGTGGCAGAAGGCTCTGCCTACGTCTATAAAAAGCGTGTTGAACAAATTCTTTTCAAAGAAATTAAGCGTCTAGAAGAAGATATTACTTAG
- a CDS encoding esterase/lipase family protein, producing MTKLLRLRATRLFFLFIFTLNLQTFAAVPTLGGMQFWNDISLAGNYKIQKNVITGHCRLLEDDYLRLTWGSEDHCRTRLLALKPQIKKPQVFLIHGLGRSHHSMAQLATELSAQGYQVYNIEYSSMLNNADSLSKRLLTLFNEHQDRDNYVITHSFGGILFRKISPQLKIQKAVLMAAPNQGSTICDTLKKYRLNFLLGPAGSQLYSQSDLMSTLPAPACEFITIAGERPSQLTNWPLGLFFNEKSDGIVCESRTRLAGSAKHVKVDSSHTLIMNHPESHKVVSSFLQKKHF from the coding sequence ATGACTAAACTACTTCGACTACGTGCCACTCGCTTATTCTTCTTATTTATTTTTACGCTCAATCTGCAAACATTTGCCGCCGTTCCCACCTTAGGTGGTATGCAATTTTGGAACGATATCTCCCTTGCAGGAAACTATAAAATCCAAAAAAATGTGATTACTGGTCACTGTCGTTTACTTGAAGATGATTACCTGCGCCTCACATGGGGAAGTGAAGACCATTGTCGCACGCGATTATTGGCACTAAAACCTCAAATTAAAAAACCGCAAGTTTTCCTTATTCACGGCCTCGGTCGTAGCCATCATTCCATGGCTCAGCTCGCAACAGAACTTAGCGCCCAAGGCTACCAAGTCTATAACATAGAATACTCTAGCATGCTCAATAATGCCGATAGCCTATCTAAAAGACTACTGACACTTTTTAATGAACACCAAGATAGAGATAACTATGTCATCACTCATAGCTTTGGCGGGATTCTCTTTCGAAAAATAAGCCCGCAACTTAAAATTCAGAAAGCGGTACTTATGGCCGCCCCCAATCAGGGCTCAACAATTTGCGATACACTAAAAAAATATCGACTTAACTTTCTTCTAGGTCCCGCTGGCTCACAACTTTATTCTCAGAGCGATTTAATGAGCACACTTCCCGCTCCAGCATGTGAGTTCATCACCATTGCCGGCGAACGTCCTAGTCAATTAACTAATTGGCCCTTGGGCCTCTTCTTTAATGAAAAGAGTGATGGTATAGTTTGCGAGAGTCGCACCAGACTTGCGGGCTCCGCAAAACACGTCAAAGTCGACTCAAGTCACACGCTCATCATGAATCACCCCGAAAGTCACAAAGTCGTCAGCTCTTTTCTACAAAAAAAACACTTCTAA
- the folK gene encoding 2-amino-4-hydroxy-6-hydroxymethyldihydropteridine diphosphokinase, with amino-acid sequence MMKKVALALGSNMGEREVYFDYALKRLVEEGLENLRMAQIVESDPMYCPEGSGLYLNSALIADWDGEALDLLQLCLKIEKEAGRERSGIINESRYLDLDVLLIAEDTYDLPDLIVPHPRMLERDFVLGPLAELASEWLIPGANKTVGQCLAEIR; translated from the coding sequence ATGATGAAAAAAGTAGCTTTAGCACTGGGCTCCAATATGGGTGAGCGCGAGGTGTATTTTGATTATGCCCTCAAACGTTTGGTAGAAGAGGGTTTAGAGAATTTGCGAATGGCGCAAATTGTCGAGAGTGACCCCATGTATTGCCCCGAGGGTTCTGGCCTTTATTTAAATTCAGCTTTGATTGCGGATTGGGATGGCGAAGCCTTGGACTTATTGCAGCTCTGTTTGAAAATCGAAAAAGAAGCTGGCCGAGAGCGGAGCGGAATTATTAATGAATCGCGTTATTTAGATTTGGATGTTTTGCTTATAGCCGAAGATACTTATGACTTGCCAGATTTAATTGTACCTCATCCGCGAATGCTCGAGCGAGATTTTGTGCTGGGGCCCTTAGCTGAACTTGCTTCAGAATGGTTAATCCCTGGTGCGAATAAAACGGTTGGACAATGTTTGGCGGAGATTAGATGA
- a CDS encoding HAMP domain-containing sensor histidine kinase: MSFKLLRNVTLGIYLLLGGLFFYAQIHAYMGNALDLEAERNLSKKEYNDLKAYASSWEKAKLGEAQVAPTVLHKDLKILDHLVMTLKEQEAFNSNSEEYLLISHAIESQKIFISQLMKEELDRQVHFYMKSGTAASLKIRRGAERIFWSFLIFFFGFGALLLVMIRSVRKPLDEMATAMREVRKENFAYSLPIDEERSDELTQLKRDFNIMIRKLEILHRRTEESREQLQHDAKQLKESVISKTRFIRHLGHELRSPLAAISSFSELMLEGLHGDITVKQEESLQRIMANAKNLLDLVNDLVDQAKAEAGVLELKLEACDMGDFCGDVLESVKIEAEKSGLEVAYIIGDKDLVCAIHQVRFRQVLVNLISNAIKFSKQGGKLELRLQQKGELVMIEVEDDGLGISPADQRNIFMEFHQGDTYKKDQGAGLGLHLSRQVARLHGGDITVISEKGKGSIFRVQLPLNKQKG; encoded by the coding sequence ATGAGTTTTAAACTTTTGAGAAATGTAACTCTGGGTATTTACCTGTTATTAGGGGGGCTCTTTTTTTATGCTCAAATTCATGCTTATATGGGCAATGCACTAGATTTAGAAGCAGAACGAAATTTATCCAAAAAAGAATACAATGACTTAAAGGCCTACGCCTCTTCATGGGAAAAAGCCAAGCTCGGTGAAGCTCAAGTAGCACCGACTGTCTTACATAAGGATTTGAAGATCTTGGATCATCTAGTAATGACTCTCAAGGAGCAAGAGGCTTTCAATTCTAATTCAGAAGAATACCTGCTTATTAGTCATGCGATAGAGAGTCAAAAAATATTTATTAGTCAATTGATGAAAGAAGAATTGGATCGTCAGGTCCATTTTTATATGAAGTCAGGTACAGCGGCGAGCCTCAAGATTCGTCGAGGCGCGGAGAGGATTTTTTGGAGTTTTCTCATTTTCTTCTTTGGCTTTGGAGCCTTGCTCTTAGTGATGATTCGTTCGGTTCGGAAACCTTTGGATGAAATGGCGACTGCCATGCGCGAAGTCCGCAAAGAAAATTTTGCGTATAGTTTACCGATTGATGAGGAGCGTAGTGATGAATTGACGCAATTAAAGCGTGATTTTAATATCATGATTCGCAAATTAGAAATTCTTCATCGGCGTACAGAGGAAAGTCGTGAGCAGCTGCAGCACGATGCAAAGCAATTGAAGGAATCAGTGATTTCTAAAACGCGCTTTATTCGTCATCTAGGCCATGAATTGCGTTCCCCACTTGCGGCGATCAGTAGTTTTTCTGAACTTATGCTCGAGGGTTTGCACGGAGATATTACGGTTAAGCAAGAAGAGAGCCTGCAAAGAATTATGGCAAACGCAAAAAATTTATTGGATTTGGTGAATGACTTAGTCGATCAGGCAAAAGCTGAAGCGGGTGTATTGGAATTAAAGCTCGAAGCATGCGACATGGGCGATTTCTGTGGTGATGTATTGGAGAGTGTAAAAATCGAAGCCGAGAAGAGCGGCTTGGAAGTTGCTTATATAATTGGGGATAAGGACTTAGTTTGCGCCATTCACCAAGTGCGCTTTCGCCAAGTTTTGGTGAACCTCATTAGCAACGCCATAAAATTTAGTAAGCAAGGAGGTAAGCTGGAATTGCGGCTTCAGCAAAAAGGAGAACTTGTGATGATAGAGGTAGAAGACGATGGGCTAGGTATTTCGCCGGCTGATCAGCGTAATATATTCATGGAGTTCCATCAAGGAGATACTTATAAAAAAGATCAAGGCGCAGGCTTAGGCTTACATCTATCTAGACAGGTAGCTCGTTTGCACGGCGGTGATATTACAGTAATTAGTGAAAAGGGAAAAGGCAGTATATTTCGAGTACAGCTTCCCTTAAACAAACAGAAAGGATAG